TTCATGGGCATCACGTAGGATTCCCGCCGGGTGTAGACGAACGTCATCTTCTCGTGGGCTTCGGCGTAGTAAATATCGTCAACCCCGGTCACGATGATGCGCTCATCTTTAATCAGGTTAATGGTGGCGTTTTCCCGGGGGGCGGCTTCGGCGGCCTGGGGGGCATTTTGCTGCAAAAATGCGCTTTCCAGCTTTTGCAGCATGCCGATAATCCGCGACTCCTGATACGGCTTGAGGATGTAGTCAAACGCCTCCAGCTCGAAGGCCTCCACCGCGTGCTCTTTCCAGGCGGTAATAAACACAATAAACGGCCGTCTGGCGAACTTGCTGATGTTCTGGGCCAGCAGGACACCGTCAAGGGACGGAATATTAATATCGAGGAAAATCGCATCAACCTCGTGGTGCTGCAGGTATTTCAGCACGTCCAGACCGTCGTCAAAGGTGGCGACGATCTCCATCTGGCTGTGGTTTTTTATCAGCCAGCTCAGCTCCTGCTGGGCCAGCACTTCGTCTTCGACAATAATGACTTTCATCTGGCTATTCCTGTTCGTGCCCCATTACAGTACCCGGCCGTCTGGCCCGGCGGGGCGCGGCATGGCGTGGGCGGGAATATAAAAAGAAATTTCTGTTCCCGGCGTCAGGCGGCGAATACGCAGCCCGTCGCCATAGAGCAGTTTCACCCGCTGGTGCACGTTCATCAGGCCAATTTTATTGGCGGGCTGGGCATCTGTGGTGACCCGCTCAATCACCGCCGGATCAATACCGTGCCCGGTATCGCGAACCGCAATCCGCACCCGGTCGCCCGCCTCGGTCACGCTGATGGTCACCACCCCTTTTCCTTTGCAGGGCTGGATCCCGTGCACAATGGCGTTCTCCACCAGTGGCTGAAGCAGCAGGCTGGGTAACTGGCAGCTCACGTCCTCATCAATATCATAGATAACCGTCAGCTTATCCCCAAAGCGTGCCTGCTCAATGGCGATATAGTCCTTGATCTGGTACAGCTCTTTCTTAATGTCGATCAGTTCATCGTCACTGAGCTCAATGTTGTAGCGCAGATAGCGGGAGAGATTAATAATCAGCTGGCGGGCGGTGTCCGGATTCAGCCGGATGGAGGACGAAATCGCATTCAGGGCATTGAATAAAAAATGCGGGTTAATCTTGCTCTGCAGGGCGCGCAGCTCTGCTTTATTGGCCATTTCGCGCAACTGCTCGGCCCGGGAGACTTCCAGCTGGGTAGAGATTATCTGGGAAAGCCCCACCGCCATCTCCTGCAGTGATGAGGTTATCTGGTGGGCGTGGCAGTAGTAGATTTTCAGCGTACCGGTAACAACGCCTTTCTCGCTTAACGGGATAACCAGCATGGAGTGGATTTCCGGGGTGCGGTAGGCTTCATCATTGTTTTTAATGATTATCTGGTTTTCTTCAATCGCCTGGCGGGTCACCGGGCTGATGTTATCGTCATGATCCCGGTAGTTATTCTCCCCAACCCCCACATACGCCAGCACCGCCGAGGTATTGGTAATGGCCACCGCATCTGCGTGGATATCGTCGCGGATAATCGCGCAAATTTTACGCAGCGCTTCGCTGTTGACGTGGCGAAACAGGGGCAGGGTTTTATTGGCGATATCCAGCGCCAGCTTCGCCTGGCGCGCGGCGCTGGCCTCTTTTTCTCCCTCGACACTTTGCACCAGCAGCACAATAAACCCGATACAGACACTGCCCAGGATCATCGGCAGGCCGATTTTGGAGACAATATCCACCCCCAGCGCAACAGAGGGCGCCCACAACACCACCAGCAGCATGGTCAGGGTTTCGCACAGCATGCCCCCCAGGATCCCCACCTTCCAGTGCAGCTTTTTGGGAATGCGCACGTGGATCCAGCCGGCGATTATCCCGGCCAGAATACTGGTGATAAGACAGGGAATGGAGGTAATGCCCCCGATATCAATCAGGTAGCGGTGGATCCCGGCGATAATACCGGTTATCACCCCCACCCAGGGGCCAAACAGGATCCCGCCGGACATCACGGCAATCACCCGCACGTTGACCAGCGAGCCTTCCACCGGGACCCCGGACCAGGTGCTGAACAGGGCAAACAGGGAAAAGATAGCGGTCACCGCCAGCAGCTCTCTGGGGGTGTGGGCGCTTTTATTGAGCAGCTCACGAAACAGCCGGATGCGAATCAGGAAAAACAGGCAAATCAGCATTAATGCGGCGCGATCATACACGGCCAGCAGCATATTCAGAATTTCATGCACGGTTACGCTCGTCGGGAAATTACCGGAGTGGTAGCGCAATAATAAAAAACCTTGCCCGGGAAGACCAGCCACCAGCGGCCGATAGCCATCTGGCGCGCGGGTTTCCATGATTAGAGGAAATCCAGGTGCCTAAAAGGGGATATCAGGGGGTGAAAATTATCACGTTAAAAAACAGTGCGTTAAATAAATGCCGTCGATTTTACGGCGTAACGGGCGGTGCACCCGGGGGGATGAGCGGTGCGGTTTTGCCGCAAGGGCAATGCATCCGGGTAATATGCTGATAATAATAAATTTATTGTAAATCCTTATTTCAGGCGTGATTTCCGGTTTTTACGCCGTGCGGTTATTTTTTCTGCGCCCTCTCGACAAGGGGAGATTTTCAGGTCATTTTCAGAAATACCACTGCGGTGGTTGCGTCGCTCGGATGGTCCGGGCGCTTACGTTTCTCAGAGGAAGACTATGGCTGATTCCCGTCCTGAACGCCGTTTTACGCGTATCGATCGTTTACCCCCTTATGTGTTTAATATTACGGCTGAGCTGAAGATGGCTGCGCGACGGCGCGGCGAAGATATTATTGATTTCAGTATGGGTAACCCGGATGGCCCTACACCGGCGCACATTGTGGAAAAACTCTGCACTGTTGCCCGGCGGGAAGATACCCACGGTTATTCTACCTCCCGGGGGATCCCGCGCTTGCGCCGGGCCATTTCCCGCTGGTATCAGGATCGCTACCAGGTCGCGATTGATCCGGAAAGCGAGGCCATTGTCACTATCGGCTCCAAAGAGGGGCTGGCGCATCTGATGCTGGCCACCCTTGATCACGGGGATACGGTGCTGGTGCCCAACCCCAGCTACCCGATTCATATCTACGGGGCGGTGATTGCCGGGGCGCAGGTGCGCTCGGTGCCGCTGGTGGAAGGGGTGGACTTCTTTAACGAGCTGGAGCGGGCTATCCGCGAAAGCTACCCGAAACCCAAAATGATCATCCTCGGCTTCCCGTCGAACCCGACTGCCCAGTGTGTCGAGCTGGATTTCTTCGAAAAAGTGGTCGCCCTGGCGAAGCAGTACAATATTCTGGTGGTCCACGATCTGGCCTACGCGGATATTGTGTATGACGGCTGGAAAGCCCCCTCGATTCTCCAGGTGCCCGGAGCCCGGGACGTGGCGGTAGAGTTTTTTACCCTGTCAAAAAGCTACAATATGGCGGGCTGGCGCATCGGGTTTATGGTGGGCAACCAGGAGCTGGTCAGCGCCCTGGCACGCATTAAAAGTTACCATGATTACGGCACCTTTACCCCGCTACAGGTAGCGGCCATTGCCGCTCTGGAGGGCGATCAGCAGTGTGTGCGGGATATTGCCGAGCAATATAAACGGCGCCGGGATGTGCTGGTCAAGGGGCTGCATGAAGCGGGCTGGATGGTCGAGTGTCCGAAGGCGTCTATGTATGTCTGGGCGAAGATCCCGGCCCCTTATGCGGCGATGGGCTCCCTGGAGTTTGCGAAAAAAATGCTCCGGGAGGCGAAAGTGTGTGTCTCTCCGGGGATTGGTTTCGGGGATTATGGCGATACCCACGTGCGCTTTGCGCTGATCGAGAACCGCGACAGGATCCGCCAGGCCATCAGAGGTATTAAGGCCATGTTCCGGGCAGACGGCCTGTTACCTGGCTGATAAAACAAAAACAGGAGCCGCCGGGCTCCTGTCTGTTCTGATGCGGAAGGGGGGTTATTCGACCATCAGGAAAAAGGTCCCGGCCCACAAAATAATAATCACTGAAATGCCCATCAGAAAATATTTCACGTTACTTCTCTCCGCTGGCGCTGGCGCCATCATCTGCTGTTCTACACGGTGTTTTCACACCCTTTACGCTACCGTAACCGGCCGTTTTGCCGCTACGTGAGTGGTGAATTTTTGTCCGCAAGGGACGGCTGGCGCCTAATGTACCTGCAATTTTCAGGGCTTACAATATGCGGCGAACTGTGATGCTGGTCATTTTTTTACCAATTAACCATAGAGCGGAAAACAGCGAAAAAGATGATTAAAAACAACGTGATAAGTGTCACCATATGGCGACATATTTTCAACGGCCAAAAAATTTTTTTCACCATCGCACAAAACAGACGGGGGCGGTTTCGTCAGGGGGGCTGCCAGCCCGTAACGGGCTGGCAATAGGATTAAAGGTGGGAGATAAACTGCGCCAGCCGCTGGTGGAGCTGGTGGTTTTCTTTATTGAGGCGTTTGACCTCTTCCATCAGCTCCAGCGCCACGGCAATCCCCGGCCAGTCCAGCTCCAGCTCCTGGCGCAGGCGCTGGGCGCGGCGCACCCGGAGCAGGGCCAGATCGTCAAAGAGCCACTCCGGCTCTTGCGGGTTGCGTGGCTCGACCACGCCCAGGCCGACAATCTCACTCAGATCGTCCCGGGTGACCCCGGAGTGCAGACAAAACTCACTGACAGTAAATGTCACTGTAACGCTGACCATTATGCTTTCCCCCAGCCGCTACGGGCATCAAAGGCGCTCTGGTTTTCTGCCAGCTGACGCCACAGTTGCGCGGTTTTTTCGTCCGCTTTCGGCGGCATAACAATTTTAAGCACCGCGTAGAGATCACCGGCCACTTTTTTATGGACCAGCCCCTTGCCTTTAAGACGCAGACGCTGCCCGGCCTGGCTGCCTGCCGGAATGGTCAGCAACAGCGGATCTTTGAGGGTCGGAACCGTCACTTTTGTGCCCAGCGCTGCCTCCCAGGGGGCCAGCGGGACGACAATTTCCAGATCGCGCCCGACAATGGTAAACAGCGGGTGTGGCGCCAGGTGGATAACCAGCCACAGATCGCCACTGGGGCCACCATTGATCCCGGGAGCCCCCTGGCCTTTGACCCGGATCCGTTCGCCGTCGCCAACACCGGCGGGGATTTTCACATTGAGGGTTTTAGGGATCTCTTTTTCTACCATGCCGTAGGCATTGTATTCCGGCAGTGAGTAGCGCAGGGTGCGGGTCTGGGCTTCCAGGGTTTCTTCGAGGAACAGTGCCACTTCCATCTCGATATCCTGGCCGCGCATACCCGGCGCCTGCTGATGGCTGAATCCGCCACGGGCGTGCTGGCCAAATATGGAGGAGAAGATATCGTCGAAATTACCGTTAGCGGAAAAATCGGCCCCCTGCCGGGCACCGGCCCCGAAGTGCGGGTCGTTACGGTGTTGCCAGAGCTGGTCGTATTCGGCACGGCGCCCTTCGTCTTTCAGGACTTCGTAGGCTTCGGCAACTTCTTTAAACCGGGCTTCAGCATCTTTTTCGCTGCTGACATCGGGGTGATATTTACGAGCAAGGCGGCGGTAGGCGGTTTTGATCGCTTTTAAATCGTCGTCACGCTTAACCCCAAGAATGGCATAATAATCCTTTAATTCCATAATGTTATCATCTCATTTCAAGCTATCGACGGGGTGTTGTGGTCCGCAATTTTCTGAAACTGTATTTAATAGTAGGGCAATGGCGCTGAAGGCGTAAGGGAAATTGTGTGATTTTTCATGTGGGCCGCCCGGGGGCTACTCCGGAATACTGTTCGGCGTTATTGTGGTAGTCATTTTTGATTCAGGAGCAGAGCAGATGAGAACAATTGGCCTGTTAGGCGGCATGAGCTGGGAATCTACCGCCCACTATTACCAGATGCTCAACGAAGGCATCAAACAGCGCCTGGGGGGGCTGCACTCGGCAAAAATTGTGCTGCACAGTGTGGATTTCCACGAGATAGAACGTTGCCAGGCACAGGGCGAGTGGGAGAAAGCCGGGGAGATTCTCGCCCGGGCCGCGCAGGGGCTGGAGCAGGCCGGTGCACAGGGGATGGTCCTGTGTACCAACACCATGCATAAGGTGGCCGGGCAGATTGAGTCTGCCATCCGGGTGCCGTTTTTACATATTGCCCAGTCCACCGGCCGGGCCATTACCGCCGCCGGGATCCACAAGGTGGCGCTGCTGGGCACCCGCTACACCATGGAGCAGGACTTCTACAAAGGGCGGCTGGCCGGGGAGTTTGCCATTCACTCGCTTATCCCGGACGCCCCGGCAAGGGAGGAGATTAACCGGATTATTTTTGACGAGCTGTGCCTTGGCAAGATTCACGCCGCCTCCCGCCAGACCATGCTGGATGCCATCGCCGTACTACAGGCCCGGGGGGCTCAGGGGGTGATTTTCGGCTGTACGGAAATTGGCATGCTGCTCAGCCAGCAGGCGTGCCCGCTGCCGGTGTTTGATACCACCGCCATTCACGCGCAGGATGCGGTGAATTTTATGCTGGCAGAAGAGGAGTAACAGAAACGGGGGCCTTACGGCCCCCGTGGTGACAGGCAGATCAGCGCTTATTGAAGTGGCGCATCTGATCCATGGCATCGTAGATAAACTTGTAGTTCGGGGTATCCGGAATATCCTGGTTATGTTTATCCATATAGTGGCTTATCCCCACCCCGTTGACCTGGTAGATGGTATCCGGTGTTTTCACCGCCCACATACTGTAGTTGGACATCAGCAGCCACTGGCGCGGTGTCATCGGGGTATAGAGATCTTCACCGGTGCTGTAGTCGCTCGCCGGGTTGGTGACCCCCAGATAGTGCTTCATCAGGGTCGGAACCACATCTTCATGGCTGGTTATCTGGCGGGCGTTTTGTTCAAGCGCTGCGCGGTACTCCTGCGGTGCGCCGACAATAATAAACGGCACCTTGACCTGGGCATCGGTAAAGTTACCGTTGTGCCCCCAGAAGCCCATTTTATTGTCGTTCATCTCCTGGGCGTGATCGCTGGTGATAATAATCAGGGTATTATCCAGCTCGCCGCGCTCTTTCAGCGTGTCAAATATCGGCTGTACCAGGCTATCAATATAGTAAACGCTGTTTTTGTAGCGGTTAAATACCGGTTGTGGATCGGTCTTATTATTGAGCGTCATATAGTCCAGATTCCCCGACGGCGTAAAGCGCGGCGGGAAGTCCGGCGGGTAGT
This Shimwellia blattae DSM 4481 = NBRC 105725 DNA region includes the following protein-coding sequences:
- a CDS encoding LytR/AlgR family response regulator transcription factor — translated: MKVIIVEDEVLAQQELSWLIKNHSQMEIVATFDDGLDVLKYLQHHEVDAIFLDINIPSLDGVLLAQNISKFARRPFIVFITAWKEHAVEAFELEAFDYILKPYQESRIIGMLQKLESAFLQQNAPQAAEAAPRENATINLIKDERIIVTGVDDIYYAEAHEKMTFVYTRRESYVMPMNITEFCSRLPESHFFRCHRSYCVNISKIREIEPWFNNTYILRLRDLDFEVPVSRSKVKEFRQLMHL
- a CDS encoding sensor histidine kinase → MHEILNMLLAVYDRAALMLICLFFLIRIRLFRELLNKSAHTPRELLAVTAIFSLFALFSTWSGVPVEGSLVNVRVIAVMSGGILFGPWVGVITGIIAGIHRYLIDIGGITSIPCLITSILAGIIAGWIHVRIPKKLHWKVGILGGMLCETLTMLLVVLWAPSVALGVDIVSKIGLPMILGSVCIGFIVLLVQSVEGEKEASAARQAKLALDIANKTLPLFRHVNSEALRKICAIIRDDIHADAVAITNTSAVLAYVGVGENNYRDHDDNISPVTRQAIEENQIIIKNNDEAYRTPEIHSMLVIPLSEKGVVTGTLKIYYCHAHQITSSLQEMAVGLSQIISTQLEVSRAEQLREMANKAELRALQSKINPHFLFNALNAISSSIRLNPDTARQLIINLSRYLRYNIELSDDELIDIKKELYQIKDYIAIEQARFGDKLTVIYDIDEDVSCQLPSLLLQPLVENAIVHGIQPCKGKGVVTISVTEAGDRVRIAVRDTGHGIDPAVIERVTTDAQPANKIGLMNVHQRVKLLYGDGLRIRRLTPGTEISFYIPAHAMPRPAGPDGRVL
- the alaC gene encoding alanine transaminase translates to MADSRPERRFTRIDRLPPYVFNITAELKMAARRRGEDIIDFSMGNPDGPTPAHIVEKLCTVARREDTHGYSTSRGIPRLRRAISRWYQDRYQVAIDPESEAIVTIGSKEGLAHLMLATLDHGDTVLVPNPSYPIHIYGAVIAGAQVRSVPLVEGVDFFNELERAIRESYPKPKMIILGFPSNPTAQCVELDFFEKVVALAKQYNILVVHDLAYADIVYDGWKAPSILQVPGARDVAVEFFTLSKSYNMAGWRIGFMVGNQELVSALARIKSYHDYGTFTPLQVAAIAALEGDQQCVRDIAEQYKRRRDVLVKGLHEAGWMVECPKASMYVWAKIPAPYAAMGSLEFAKKMLREAKVCVSPGIGFGDYGDTHVRFALIENRDRIRQAIRGIKAMFRADGLLPG
- the ypdK gene encoding membrane protein YpdK; translated protein: MMAPAPAERSNVKYFLMGISVIIILWAGTFFLMVE
- the cbpM gene encoding chaperone modulator CbpM, which encodes MVSVTVTFTVSEFCLHSGVTRDDLSEIVGLGVVEPRNPQEPEWLFDDLALLRVRRAQRLRQELELDWPGIAVALELMEEVKRLNKENHQLHQRLAQFISHL
- the cbpA gene encoding curved DNA-binding protein; this encodes MELKDYYAILGVKRDDDLKAIKTAYRRLARKYHPDVSSEKDAEARFKEVAEAYEVLKDEGRRAEYDQLWQHRNDPHFGAGARQGADFSANGNFDDIFSSIFGQHARGGFSHQQAPGMRGQDIEMEVALFLEETLEAQTRTLRYSLPEYNAYGMVEKEIPKTLNVKIPAGVGDGERIRVKGQGAPGINGGPSGDLWLVIHLAPHPLFTIVGRDLEIVVPLAPWEAALGTKVTVPTLKDPLLLTIPAGSQAGQRLRLKGKGLVHKKVAGDLYAVLKIVMPPKADEKTAQLWRQLAENQSAFDARSGWGKA
- a CDS encoding amino acid racemase gives rise to the protein MRTIGLLGGMSWESTAHYYQMLNEGIKQRLGGLHSAKIVLHSVDFHEIERCQAQGEWEKAGEILARAAQGLEQAGAQGMVLCTNTMHKVAGQIESAIRVPFLHIAQSTGRAITAAGIHKVALLGTRYTMEQDFYKGRLAGEFAIHSLIPDAPAREEINRIIFDELCLGKIHAASRQTMLDAIAVLQARGAQGVIFGCTEIGMLLSQQACPLPVFDTTAIHAQDAVNFMLAEEE